In a single window of the Drosophila albomicans strain 15112-1751.03 chromosome 3, ASM965048v2, whole genome shotgun sequence genome:
- the LOC117567300 gene encoding pentatricopeptide repeat-containing protein 1, mitochondrial, with the protein MALRFLSFALITNTRRIVQARQSVHYGRFNGAFNTQNVAALTRQLHVRISDQDAGLENKRAANRHTNPFHDQTEEEEVSQPSQPRKTMKTNRPTKRAANKHTNPFHDEIEEEEVIKPSQQSKPVKVKKPDFGDSDVFGDAKLGTDDTPLDAGDQQEEEFVSRPTRHTRKLRTNEYVRLIKEHLIKQRINEAIHVLEVKMLREDRVKPESYIYNLLISGCAKAGYTRKAFNLYTKMRQRGLKVTGGTYTSLFNACANAPTPADGLAKAQQLRDNMLEKGYEPNVMNYNAMIKAYGRCGDVETAYMLADEMLERQLPLTASTFNFLLQACAGNEQLGFRYALLTWHKMIQLRIEPDYYSFNTMLRCVRDCGFGELESMEQVLAAIAASGEPKKTAITAKEQSNSLSIATNSIAVTPTTSSEEVAMELPNLLLPGGQLDNLVALKEVTRPHERFLLLGGLTGYLDLMLAHKVTPDIKSFTTMLEVIPPTNASEKQLLSFVRKIGLKADIDFFNILIKKRSMRFDYESAREVLTMIRTTGLRPDIVTYGVLALGCRTQEQARELLQQMQAADIRMNIAILGAMLRQGCAQKSFTYINEIMQLSLEEGIKPNEPFLRHLYNFHRGCARAIDARHPSTKTTAFKKGHSKFCDKYRLFLEEHGLTGLKLEDAVNKLKERPYAQYKETPVEGIEPTKHEEVKRKTKVRKYIKKIKIAELRDDPSEASFTKRLE; encoded by the exons atggcaTTGCGTTTCTTAAGCTTTGCTCTAATCACAAACACACGACGCATTGTCCAAGCTAGACAATCTGTGCACTATGGGCGTTTCAACGGCGCgttcaacacacaaaatgtggCCGCTCTTACAAGACAGCTGCACGTGCGTATTTCAGACCAGGATGCGGGACTAGAGAACAAACGGGCTGCCAATAGGCACACAAATCCCTTTCACGATCAAACAGAAGAAGAGGAAGTTAGCCAACCATCACAGCCGAGGAAAACTATGAAAACGAATAGGCCAACCAAACGAGCTGCCAATAAGCACACCAATCCTTTTCATGATGAAATAGAAGAAGAGGAGGTCATTAAACCATCACAACAAAGCAAACCTGTCAAAGTGAAAAAGCCCGACTTTGGTGATTCGGATGTGTTTGGCGATGCCAAGCTGGGAACCGATGATACTCCACTTGATGCCGGCGACCAGCAGGAAGAGGAGTTTGTAAGCAGACCCACAAGACATACACGTAAACTACGTACCAATGAGTACGTACGCCTCATCAAGGAACATTTGATCAAACAGCGCATCAATGAAGCCATCCACGTTTTGGAGGTGAAAATGCTTCGCGAAGATCGCGTAAAACCCGAAAGCTACATCTACAATCTGTTGATTAGTGGATGTGCCAAGGCGGGCTATACACGCAAGGCGTTCAACCTTTATACGAAGATGCGACAACGTGGTCTTAAGGTCACCGGTGGCACCTACACATCGCTCTTTAATGCCTGCGCCAATGCTCCTACGCCAGCTGATGGTTTGGCCAAGGCGCAGCAGTTGCGTGACAATATGCTGGAGAAGGGTTACGAGCCCAATGTGATGAATTACAATGCCATGATCAAGGCCTATGGTCGCTGTGGAGATGTGGAAACCGCTTACATGCTGGCCGATGAAATGCTGGAGCGGCAACTTCCCTTAACCGCGAGTACTTTTAACTTTCTACTGCAAGCATGTGCTGGAAATGAGCAACTAGGATTTCGCTATGCGCTACTCACGTGGCACAAGATGATTCAACTGCGCATTGAACCTGATTACTATAGCTTCAATACGATGCTACGCTGTGTGCGCGATTGCGGATTCGGTGAACTGGAGTCTATGGAGCAAGTGTTGGCAGCGATTGCTGCAAGTGGAGAGCCCAAGAAGACAGCAATAACTGCTAAAGAGCAGTCTAATAGCTTAAGCATCGCAACCAATTCAATTGCGGTTACTCCGACTACATCATCAGAGGAAGTAGCTATGGAATTGCCAAATCTTCTGCTCCCAGGCGGACAATTGGACAACTTAGTTGCCTTAAAAGAAGTCACACGTCCCCATGAACGTTTTCTGCTGCTCGGCGGTCTTACCGGGTACCTGGATCTTATGCTGGCACATAAAGTAACGCCCGACATCAAGAGCTTTACCACAATGCTGGAGGTGATACCACCAACAAATGCCTCCGAGAAGCAACTGTTGAGTTTTGTGCGCAAAATTGGCCTCAAGGCTGATATTGATTTCTTTAACATACTCATCAAAAAACGCTCGATGCGCTTCGACTATGAAAGTGCACGCGAAGTGCTCACAATGATACGCACCACAGGACTGCGGCCAGATATTGTCACCTATGGTGTCTTGGCGCTGGGCTGTCGCACCCAGGAGCAGGCTCGGGAGTTGCTGCAGCAAATGCAAGCAGCCGACATACGCATGAATATTGCCATATTGGGGGCCATGTTGCGACAAGGTTGTGCACAGAAATCCTTCACTTATATCAATGAAATCATGCAGCTAAGTTTGGAGGAGGGCATTAAACCGAATGAACCTTTCCTACGgcatttatacaattttcacAGAGGTTGCGCACGAGCCATTGATGCCAGG CATCCGTCAACCAAAACAACTGCTTTCAAGAAAGGGCATTCGAAATTCTGTGATAAATATCGTCTGTTTCTGGAGGAACATGGTCTTACCGGTCTAAAGCTCGAGGATGCAGTCAATAAACTGAAAGAACGACCCTATGCACAGTACAAGGAAACACCTGTTGAGGGCATAGAGCCAACTAAACACGAGGAAGTGAAGCGCAAAACCAAAGTGCGGAAGTACAttaagaaaatcaaaatagcCGAGCTAAGAGATGATCCAAGTGAAGCCAGTTTCACCAAAAGACTAGAATAA
- the LOC117572361 gene encoding acyl-coenzyme A diphosphatase FITM2: protein MATKRRPLRPNLGGSGSSGPQSSNSNMNFRPGGPDITRSEARGTRPTAAPTSIREILVMGVIHLCKKTIFFNTDLKVALYLGSLFIISLIGDFLPFPKTYFARSDNLFNLYFVKIGWGWTLLFVVPFTILSSYTITCGDMKRMLRHHLPRVLIATFFWFFWTKLFNIVETSYGRCTTKGYASKSSCLKAGHLWQGFDISGHAFILIHSSLVLIEEARPIIKWETIKEHLRNELHNRSVSETSGSNPLRALNEEQIRSLKFLYNRWTPIIRTLFIGMAALQLLWDIMLVGTMLYYHRMIEKVISGIIAILTWYFTYRFWYPTNGLLPEAPGNGVFYYQRESFVFKRPTHLPSCSTQAGVQVSPGGARANANGQWQSGKLGGQSQQQQQQQQIPTFMGMPLFTNVKAAASAASLLQAEQKKREQQASLES from the exons atggcCACAAAGCGACGTCCACTTCGGCCAAATCTGGGCGGCAGCGGAAGTAGCGGCCCTCAAAGTAGTAACTCCAATATGAACTTTCGACCTGGAGGACCTGACATCACAAGATCCGAGGCACGCGGCACACGTCCCACAGCGGCTCCAACGAGCATACGCGAGATCCTCGTCATGGGCGTGATACACTTGTGCAAAAAGACCATCTTCTTCAACACGGACCTTAAGGTGGCGCTCTATTTGGGCAGTCTATTCATCATATCGCTCATTGGCGACTTCTTGCCCTTTCCCAAAACGTACTTTGCCCGCTCTGACAacttattcaatttgtatttcgtCAAAATCGGCTGGGGTTGGACTTTGTTGTTCGTCGTGCCCTTCACGATTCTTTCGTCGTATACGATCACCTGTGGTGATATGAAACGCATGCTGAGACATCACTTGCCTCGCGTACTGATTGCCACATTCTTCTGGTTCTTCTGGACGAAACTGTTTAACATAGTGGAAACTTCATATGGTCGTTGCACAACGAAAG GCTACGCAAGCAAGTCCAGCTGCCTAAAAGCAGGTCATCTATGGCAAGGTTTCGACATCTCTGGCCACGCTTTCATACTCATCCACTCGAGCTTAGTGCTGATCGAAGAGGCGCGTCCCATTATCAAGTGGGAAACGATTAAAGAGCATCTGCGCAATGAATTGCACAATCGCAGTGTCTCCGAGACGTCTGGCAGCAATCCACTGCGTGCTCTTAATGAGGAACAAATTCGTAGTCTAAAATTTCTGTACAATCGCTGGACGCCCATTATTCGCACATTGTTCATTGGCATGGCTGCCCTGCAACTGCTCTGGGACATTATGCTAGTGGGTACGATGCTGTACTATCATCGCATGATCGAGAAGGTGATCAGCGGCATCATTGCCATTCTTACGTGGTACTTTACCTATCGCTTCTGGTATCCCACTAATGGTCTCTTACCCGAGGCGCCTGGCAATGGAGTATTCTACTATCAACGCGAGAGCTTTGTGTTCAAGCGTCCCACGCATTTGCCAAGCTGCTCAACGCAGGCTGGTGTCCAGGTGTCGCCAGGTGGTGCAAGAGCAAACGCCAATGGACAATGGCAGTCGGGTAAACTAGGTGGTCaatcgcaacagcagcagcaacagcaacaaataccCACCTTTATGGGTATGCCGCTGTTCACCAATGTGAAGGCAGCTGCCTCAGCCGCTAGTTTGTTGCAGGCCGAGCAGAAGAAGCGCGAACAACAGGCAAGCTTGGAGAGTTGA
- the LOC117572362 gene encoding ganglioside-induced differentiation-associated protein 1 isoform X2, whose amino-acid sequence MSNHQGNEIAPVAPKPQDFKAPIFKDDKLVLYFHPYNFYSQKVLLVLYEKNIEFTPYMIDLCNGEQYSNWFLNLNPKGDVPVLQDGILTIPNSQHIINYVETKYRGESHPLLKPYNPNSFEAGKVTIFERELARLPIGALSLGSFIHDDLKLVPKAPFIGPVRQALLKNNHKIVELLRSQLSESIVQSAALNQKLNLQLRRRELVSSRADFQRVLDAVLDLLLKVEKQMEKDNKDGWLIGDDFTLADVGFGILLQRLFQLGFENYYWAHGKLPRVERYFMRFRQRASYLKLIPNSNFEILKEMWSMTPTNYKVGATAGFLVGHIV is encoded by the exons ATGAGCAACCATCAAGGCAACGAAATAGCGCCAGTGGCGCCTAAGCCACAGGACTTCAAAGCTCCTATCTTTAAGGATGACAAACTAGTGCTCTACTTTCATCCGTACAACTTTTACTCACAAAAA GTGCTGCTTGTGctttatgaaaaaaatattgaatttactCCGTACATGATCGATCTGTGCAATGGAGAGCAATATTCGAATTGGTTCCTAAATCTGAATCCCAAGGGAGACGTGCCAGTGCTGCAGGATGGAATACTTACCATACCCAACTCTCAGCACATCATCAACTATGTGGAAACCAAATATCGAGGAG AGTCGCATCCCCTTCTCAAGCCATACAATCCAAATTCATTTGAAGCTGGTAAGGTGACGATTTTTGAACGAGAATTAGCTCGACTTCCAATCGGTGCTCTAAGTCTGGGATCCTTTATCCACGATGATCTGAAACTAGTGCCAAAAGCTCCGTTCATTGGACCTGTGCGTCAAGCGTTGCTCA AGAACAACCACAAAATTGTTGAACTCTTGCGTAGCCAGTTAAGCGAATCGATTGTTCAAAGTGCTGCCTTAAACCAGAAACTAAATCTTCAATTGCGACGCCGAGAGTTGGTTTCATCACGTGCCGATTTCCAGCGTGTCCTTGATGCGGTGCTTGATCTACTGCTCAAAGTGGAGaaacaaatggaaaaagaTAATAAGGATGGTTGGCTAATTGGAGATGACTTTACACTGGCCGATGTTGGTTTTGGAATACTGCTGCAGCGTCTTTTTCAGTTGGGATTCGAGAACTATTACTGGGCCCATGGCAAGTTGCCAAGGGTGGAGCGTTACTTTATGCGCTTCAGGCAACGAGCATCGTACCTTAAGCTAATCCCGAACAGCAATTTCGAGATACTCAAGGAAATGTGGAGTATGACGCCGACAAACTACAAAGTGGGAGCCACGGCCGGTTTCTTGG TTGGGCACATTGTATAA
- the LOC117567304 gene encoding charged multivesicular body protein 2b-B: protein MFNNIFGKKPTVKEQQRENDRSLRKATRDIEREQRKLEEEEKKLMLDIKRNAASGNNDACRILAKQLVEIRKQKSRSYAASGKIQSIGYQNKNMGANIALGEAMGTTAKTMASMNKVMRPEAIAGTVRDFQQANMRMEMTDEMINDTLDDMLNESGDEEESNDVVNKVLDEIGIEISGKMSGIPSTGTDDLEVSTSAGKRTEKDIADQLAKLRSS from the coding sequence ATgttcaataatatatttggcAAGAAACCCACTGTCAAGGAGCAGCAACGCGAAAATGATCGCAGCCTAAGGAAGGCAACACGCGACATCGAGCGAGAGCAACGCAAACTGGAGGAAGAGGAGAAAAAACTGATGTTGGATATCAAACGGAATGCAGCCTCTGGAAACAATGATGCATGCCGCATTTTGGCCAAACAATTGGTGGAGATACGAAAGCAGAAATCTCGCAGCTATGCAGCTTCTGGCAAAATACAATCCATTGGATATCAGAACAAAAACATGGGCGCCAACATTGCACTGGGTGAAGCCATGGGCACCACGGCCAAGACAATGGCCAGCATGAATAAGGTGATGCGACCGGAAGCCATAGCGGGCACTGTGCGCGACTTCCAGCAGGCGAATATGCGCATGGAGATGACTGACGAGATGATCAACGATACGCTCGATGATATGCTAAACGAATCGGGTGACGAGGAGGAGTCCAACGATGTGGTCAACAAGGTACTCGATGAAATTGGCATTGAAATTTCTGGCAAAATGTCGGGCATACCATCAACGGGCACGGACGATCTTGAAGTAAGCACCTCGGCGGGCAAACGTACCGAAAAGGACATTGCAGACCAGCTGGCAAAATTACGCTCTTCATAg
- the LOC117567301 gene encoding ubiquitin thioesterase OTU1: protein MTGSFSVKLKSKKGQFIVSDLSENTTLAELKTRIAHVTQIKEPQLHVLVGYPPRPLNLTEEQQRNLIAAGIKSGETLIVEEKAAVALADNSTLADDEALARRLQAEEDAEHLRQVTTQSSDPAVSDSAPNATPSSNPVPAPVEAGPNGDFNGILLKKVVPADNSCLFTSIRFVLNGKVDNEGSEMMRHIIATEVAADPQQYNDAVLGKSNAEYCAWIQKADSWGGAIEVSILSNYYGIEIDVVDIQNAIINRFGEDKNFGLRVFLLFDGIHYDPLYMETSQSAAPATIFPVEELGVYQQAEQLANEAKSSRQFTNVDKFNLRCLQCDLMLVGQAQAQQHAKATGHANFGEI, encoded by the coding sequence ATGACTGGTTCATTTAGTGTTAAACTGAAGTCAAAAAAAGGTCAATTCATAGTAAGCGACCTCAGCGAGAACACAACGTTGGCCGAGCTGAAAACGCGGATAGCGCACGTAACGCAAATCAAGGAGCCGCAGTTACATGTTCTCGTTGGCTATCCACCACGCCCACTAAACCTCACCGAAGAGCAGCAGCGCAACTTAATCGCTGCAGGCATCAAAAGTGGTGAGACACTAATTGTGGAGGAGAAGGCAGCGGTGGCATTAGCTGATAATTCCACACTGGCGGACGACGAAGCGCTGGCGCGTCGATTGCAGGCCGAGGAAGATGCCGAGCACTTGCGACAGGTGACAACACAAAGCAGTGACCCTGCTGTCTCCGACAGCGCTCCCAATGCCACTCCCAGTTCCAATCCTGTGCCAGCACCCGTTGAAGCGGGTCCAAATGGCGACTTCAATGGAATCTTGTTGAAGAAGGTGGTGCCAGCGGACAACTCGTGCCTTTTCACCAGCATACGCTTTGTGCTCAACGGCAAAGTGGACAACGAGGGCAGCGAAATGATGCGCCATATTATTGCAACAGAGGTCGCCGCCGATCCACAGCAATACAATGATGCTGTATTGGGCAAATCGAATGCCGAGTACTGCGCCTGGATACAGAAGGCTGACTCTTGGGGCGGTGCCATCGAAGTGTCCATATTGTCCAATTATTATGGCATTGAAATCGATGTGGTTGACATACAGAATGCGATCATCAATCGATTCGGAGAGGACAAAAACTTTGGTTTACGTGTCTTCCTGCTCTTTGATGGCATTCACTATGATCCGCTGTACATGGAGACTTCACAGAGCGCAGCACCAGCCACCATCTTTCCGGTCGAGGAGCTGGGCGTCTATCAGCAGGCTGAGCAGCTGGCCAACGAGGCCAAATCGTCGCGTCAATTCACCAATGTggacaaattcaatttgcgctGCCTGCAATGCGACCTAATGTTGGTGGGTCAAGCGCAGGCTCAGCAACATGCCAAGGCAACTGGACATGCGAATTTCGGAGAGATTTAA
- the LOC117567303 gene encoding EKC/KEOPS complex subunit TP53RK, whose product MTADIIKQGAEGRLYLGDFKGESCLIKERFVKKYRHPELDTQITRQRMKAEVKASSRCLAAGILAPRILHSDLNTHKLYMEYFGNAQTAKKFIQDTVAAESDEEKVKEKLLELCIRIGAIIGQMHANNIIHGDLTTSNILINPNPAAKNEYDVILIDFGLSHYNQGAEDKGVDLYVLERALLSTHSEQKYIFEYILAEYRRNCGKDEEVVIAKFDEVRARGRKRTMIG is encoded by the coding sequence ATGACTGCtgatataataaaacaagGTGCAGAGGGTCGCCTGTATCTGGGTGACTTTAAGGGCGAATCATGCCTGATAAAAGAGCGTTTTGTCAAAAAATACCGTCATCCCGAATTGGACACACAAATAACCCGGCAACGCATGAAGGCGGAGGTTAAGGCATCTAGTCGTTGCCTGGCTGCCGGCATTCTTGCTCCCCGCATCCTTCATTCCGATTTAAACACGCACAAACTATATATGGAATACTTTGGCAATGCTCAGACAGCAAAGAAGTTTATACAAGACACAGTTGCCGCCGAATCAGATGAAGAAAAAGTTAAGGAAAAGCTGCTGGAACTCTGCATCCGCATTGGAGCTATAATTGGCCAAATGCATGCCAATAACATAATCCATGGCGACTTAACCACATCCAATATCCTCATCAATCCAAACCCAGCTGCCAAGAATGAATACGATGTCATTCTCATAGACTTCGGACTGAGCCACTATAATCAGGGGGCAGAGGATAAAGGCGTCGACCTCTATGTCCTGGAGCGGGCTCTGCTCAGCACACACAGCGAACAGAAGTATATATTTGAGTACATCCTGGCCGAATATCGCCGCAATTGTGGCAAGGATGAGGAAGTGGTTATCGCGAAGTTTGACGAAGTTCGAGCTCGTGGACGCAAACGTACAATGATTGGCTAA
- the LOC117572362 gene encoding ganglioside-induced differentiation-associated protein 1 isoform X1, producing the protein MSNHQGNEIAPVAPKPQDFKAPIFKDDKLVLYFHPYNFYSQKVLLVLYEKNIEFTPYMIDLCNGEQYSNWFLNLNPKGDVPVLQDGILTIPNSQHIINYVETKYRGESHPLLKPYNPNSFEAGKVTIFERELARLPIGALSLGSFIHDDLKLVPKAPFIGPVRQALLKNNHKIVELLRSQLSESIVQSAALNQKLNLQLRRRELVSSRADFQRVLDAVLDLLLKVEKQMEKDNKDGWLIGDDFTLADVGFGILLQRLFQLGFENYYWAHGKLPRVERYFMRFRQRASYLKLIPNSNFEILKEMWSMTPTNYKVGATAGFLGMAMFAAFAHK; encoded by the exons ATGAGCAACCATCAAGGCAACGAAATAGCGCCAGTGGCGCCTAAGCCACAGGACTTCAAAGCTCCTATCTTTAAGGATGACAAACTAGTGCTCTACTTTCATCCGTACAACTTTTACTCACAAAAA GTGCTGCTTGTGctttatgaaaaaaatattgaatttactCCGTACATGATCGATCTGTGCAATGGAGAGCAATATTCGAATTGGTTCCTAAATCTGAATCCCAAGGGAGACGTGCCAGTGCTGCAGGATGGAATACTTACCATACCCAACTCTCAGCACATCATCAACTATGTGGAAACCAAATATCGAGGAG AGTCGCATCCCCTTCTCAAGCCATACAATCCAAATTCATTTGAAGCTGGTAAGGTGACGATTTTTGAACGAGAATTAGCTCGACTTCCAATCGGTGCTCTAAGTCTGGGATCCTTTATCCACGATGATCTGAAACTAGTGCCAAAAGCTCCGTTCATTGGACCTGTGCGTCAAGCGTTGCTCA AGAACAACCACAAAATTGTTGAACTCTTGCGTAGCCAGTTAAGCGAATCGATTGTTCAAAGTGCTGCCTTAAACCAGAAACTAAATCTTCAATTGCGACGCCGAGAGTTGGTTTCATCACGTGCCGATTTCCAGCGTGTCCTTGATGCGGTGCTTGATCTACTGCTCAAAGTGGAGaaacaaatggaaaaagaTAATAAGGATGGTTGGCTAATTGGAGATGACTTTACACTGGCCGATGTTGGTTTTGGAATACTGCTGCAGCGTCTTTTTCAGTTGGGATTCGAGAACTATTACTGGGCCCATGGCAAGTTGCCAAGGGTGGAGCGTTACTTTATGCGCTTCAGGCAACGAGCATCGTACCTTAAGCTAATCCCGAACAGCAATTTCGAGATACTCAAGGAAATGTGGAGTATGACGCCGACAAACTACAAAGTGGGAGCCACGGCCGGTTTCTTGGGTATGGCGATGTTCGCAGCCTTTGCGCACAAGTAG
- the LOC117569936 gene encoding uncharacterized protein LOC117569936, with translation MKFLLLTVFVCLVVCFMATSAAPYEEAIPEGIEGPGNEPVNPSDDQSILLKLKLLKKLLFLG, from the exons ATGAAATTCTTATTATTG accGTGTTCGTCTGCCTTGTTGTCTGCTTCATGGCGACATCTGCTGCTCCCTACGAGGAAGCCATTCCCGAAGGTATTGAGGGTCCTGGAAATGAGCCTGTTAACCCAAGCGATGATCAGTCCATCCTgctcaagctgaagctgctgaAGAAACTTCTGTTCCTGGGTTAA
- the LOC117567305 gene encoding LOW QUALITY PROTEIN: protein Asterix (The sequence of the model RefSeq protein was modified relative to this genomic sequence to represent the inferred CDS: inserted 1 base in 1 codon): MSITVDPRRKEKIVRYKAPKNQGQSGGANEDMMPDYMNILGMIFSMCGLMMKLKWCAWFXLYCSCISFSSSRASDDAKQVLSSFMLSVSAVVMSYLQNPAAMTPPWAS; encoded by the exons ATGAGTATCACTGTCGATCCACGCCGCAAGGAGAAAATCGTTCGCTATAAGGCGCCCAAAAATCAAGGACAGAGCGGTGGCGCTAATGAGGACATGATGCCCGATTATATGAATATTCTGGGCATGATTTTCTCCATGTGTGGCCTGATGATGAAG CTGAAATGGTGTGCCTGGT GACTTTACTGCTCCTGCATTAGCTTTTCTAGTTCACGGGCAAGTGACGATGCCAAACAG GTGCTTTCCTCGTTCATGTTGAGCGTAAGTGCTGTGGTCATGTCCTATCTGCAGAATCCAGCTGCAATGACGCCGCCATGGGCTTCTTAA
- the LOC117567302 gene encoding dehydrogenase/reductase SDR family member 4, translated as MLQFSKQLLNRSLTNNFSSTTAVLAGSQVQSTSTIRNLNQFNNIGNNAEKVSNNLCHKRLSSTSQSSTSSSMKRLAGKVAVVTASTDGIGFAIAKRLAEDGAAVVISSRKQKNVDNALAELRKLNLNVHGLKCHVSEATDRKQLFDETISKYGKLNILISNAATNPAVGGVLECDEKVWDKIFDVNVKSSYLLAKEALPYLRQEKGSSIVFVSSIAGYDAFELLGAYSVSKTALIGLTKAAAKDLAPEGIRVNCLAPGVIRTKFSKALYENEAANEAALSKIPMGRLGTSEEMAGVVSFLVSEDAGYITGESIVASGGMSARL; from the exons aTGTTGCAGTTTAGCAAACAATTGTTGAACAGAAGTTTGACAAACAATTTCAGCTCAACAACTGCGGTCTTGGCTGGAAGTCAAGTCCAAAGTACTTCAACGATTAGAAATCTTAATCAATTCAACAACATTGGCAACAACGCTGAGAAAGTCAGCAACAACTTGTGCCATAAGCGATTGTCGTCGACCAGTCAAAGTTCAACCTCCAGCAGCATGAAGCGTTTAGCAGGTAAAGTCGCTGTGGTCACCGCTTCAACAGACGG CATTGGATTTGCCATTGCCAAGCGTTTGGCTGAGGATGGAGCCGCCGTTGTGATCAGCAGTCGCAAGCAAAAGAATGTTGACAATGCCTTGGCCGAGCTGCGTAAATTGAATCTGAATGTTCATGGACTCAAGTGTCATGTTAGTGAAGCTACTGATCGCAAACAGCTTTTTGATGAGACCATTAGCAAGTATGGAAAACTAAACATTTTGATAAGCAATGCAGCCACAAATCCTGCTGTGGGCGGCGTACTCGAGTGTGATGAGAAAGTGTGGGACAAAATCTTTGATGTGAACGTGAAGAGTTCATATCTGTTGGCCAAGGAAGCGTTGCCCTACTTGCGACAAGAGAAGGGCTCCAGCATTGTGTTTGTCTCTTCGATTGCGGGCTACGATGCCTTTGAG CTTCTCGGCGCCTACTCGGTGAGCAAAACCGCACTCATTGGACTCACAAAGGCAGCAGCCAAGGATTTGGCACCCGAGGGCATACGTGTCAATTGCCTGGCACCCGGCGTCATACGCACTAAGTTCTCCAAGGCACTGTATGAGAACGAGGCGGCCAATGAAGCAGCACTCAGCAAGATACCCATGGGTCGACTGGGTACCAGCGAGGAGATGGCTGGTGTGGTTTCTTTCCTGGTATCCGAAGATGCTGGCTACATAACTGGTGAATCGATTGTCGCCTCTGGCGGGATGAGTGCGCGTCTCTAA
- the LOC117570197 gene encoding uncharacterized protein LOC117570197, protein MKYIVLVVFLCLAAVALVSAVPVDETLQGDNIYSESDVHNPHDPQAIFKLKKIKKLLLG, encoded by the exons ATGAAGTACATTGTTTTG GTCGTTTTCCTTTGCCTCGCTGCTGTGGCTTTGGTGTCTGCGGTGCCCGTGGACGAGACGCTGCAAGGTGACAACATCTACAGCGAGTCAGATGTCCACAATCCTCACGATCCTCAGGCCATCTTCAAGCTGAAGAAGATCAAGAAGCTGCTGCTCGGTTAA